One genomic window of Pocillopora verrucosa isolate sample1 chromosome 8, ASM3666991v2, whole genome shotgun sequence includes the following:
- the LOC131774034 gene encoding uncharacterized protein — protein MTSILWLAFFSIIHFTAAGNICRTDCEVQFVPKGCYKDNGRNRALPNYIYNERDPRAKKTYGGRRIDWYNWNEYYPGFACRCAEKAKAQGYDLFGVQFYGECWAGHSGKNNYLKYGEDMKGCIEDSFLTCTPYSRYCVGKQWRNMVYQIVDATCPKINFERVGCFGDKHQPFARPLPDYLFNDRDPSIDNFSGRRIDWRAWDIYLPEFACRCAEAAKKANHTFFGVQFYGECWSGLNSHMTYDIDGPRQGGCINPCYQPCAQHNKFCAGRNFENFVYRIVDGSCEVDISPVGCYKEDSAIPAMGEIFHNEAAPDKPNFVGNMIQSVDNYEAYFPDFLCKCARKARENGWEYFGVRELGICVRGNPPSNYARHGPSQQCFVGNSSIACPNGSKLCSGLNSEANYVYKVTLPGETPVRDVAQDIPDERPKANFPPPIFMRSQRHPKAKAHLYGKRLL, from the exons ATGACTTCGATATTGTGGTTGGCGTTTTTCA GTATCATCCATTTTACTGCTGCTGGAAATATCTGTCGGACAGATTGCGAAGTTCAGTTTGTACCGAAAGGATGTTACAAAGATAATGGA AGAAATCGAGCGCTGCCTAATTACATCTACAACGAGCGCGATCCACGGGCCAAGAAAACCTATGGTGGCAGAAGGATTGATTGGTACAACTGGAATGAGTATTATCCCGGCTTTGCGTGTCGATGTGCAGAAAAAGCTAAGGCTCAAGGATACGACCTTTTTGGTGTTCAGTTTTACG GAGAATGTTGGGCTGGACATAGTGGAAAAAACAACTATTTAAAGTATGGCGAAGATATGAAAGGATGTATTGAGGACAGTTTCTTGACATGCACCCCATATAGCCGTTACTGTGTGGGTAAACAGTGGCGCAATATGGTATATCAAATTG TGGATGCTACATGCCCTAAGATCAACTTCGAAAGGGTTGGCTGCTTCGGAGATAAACACCAACCATTCGCAAGACCACTACCAGACTATCTTTTCAACGACAGGGATCCCAGCATTGATAACTTCAGCGGAAGGAGAATCGATTGGCGAGCTTGGGATATTTATTTACCAGAATTCGCTTGTAGATGTGCCGAGGCGGCGAAGAAAGCAAATCACACTTTCTTTGGAGTGCAGTTCTACG GAGAGTGCTGGAGTGGCCTCAACAGCCATATGACCTACGACATCGATGGCCCACGACAAGGTGGCTGTATCAACCCGTGTTACCAGCCCTGTGCCCAACACAACAAGTTCTGTGCCGgaagaaactttgaaaactttgtgTATAGAATAG TGGACGGCTCATGTGAAGTAGATATCAGCCCCGTAGGTTGTTACAAAGAAGACTCTGCGATTCCCGCCATGGGAGAAATCTTTCACAACGAAGCTGCACCAGATAAGCCAAACTTTGTCGGAAATATGATCCAGTCTGTTGATAATTATGAAGCTTACTTCCCAGATTTCCTATGCAAGTGCGCCAGGAAGGCAAGAGAAAACGGCTGGGAGTATTTTGGAGTCAGAGAACTGG gaatATGCGTACGAGGGAATCCCCCATCGAATTACGCCCGACACGGACCGTCCCAGCAGTGTTTTGTGGGAAATAGTTCCATAGCTTGTCCAAACGGTTCCAAATTGTGCAGTGGCTTAAATTCAGAGGCTAACTACGTATACAAAGTAACCCTTCCAG GAGAGACTCCAGTAAGAGACGTGGCTCAAGATATTCCAGATGAACGTCCTAAGGCAAACTTTCCACCGCCGATCTTTATGCGAAGCCAAAGGCACCCCAAAGCAAAAGCTCACCTATATGGAAAAAGGCTTTTGTGA
- the LOC131774011 gene encoding 1-aminocyclopropane-1-carboxylate synthase-like protein 1 codes for MEMKEMPFISTRAKSMQRYTSRQDKYLTRLKANPFHKTKNPQGIIEMMTSENPLAFDLLKEKLEEKESYNILQEHTQYFCCEGLESFREAIADFLNHYMKPVEPILAENLIVSNGCTPILDSLGYVIADAGEGLLIPSPFYGSFTLDFQTRSRVIPFPVPLSSEIGPGETQPFELTVARLECALKKATEQGVKIRGLLLCNPNNPLSTTYSEELLQDCLKFAARHSLHVIVDEVYMLCGFKEGCSVTNVLSLKSSVPDKKMIHVIWGFSKDFGLSGFRCGVLHTLNKDVYQAISSGYSRFQDLPTPTQILLTNLIKDKDWLDESFIPTNQKRLRNAHQMACDALHEVGIPVLPGECGLYIWVDFREVLPTNTFEGEMELFDRFLDNGVAFYPGAWFLCAEPGWFRLVFAMESEILQLGLSRIQQTVRQARADIASG; via the exons ATGGAAATGAAGGAAATGCCTTTTATATCAACGCGTGCGAAATCCATGCAAAGATACACAAGTCGCCAAGATAAATATCTGACAAGACTTAAGGCGAATCCCTTTCATAAAACGAAGAATCCACAG GGAATCATTGAAATGATGACCAGTGAAAATCCATTGGCATTTGATCTGCTAAAGGAGAAG ttagaGGAAAAGGAATCATATAATATACTTCAAGAACATACACAATATTTTTGCTGTGAAGGATTAGAAAG TTTTAGAGAAGCAATAGCAGACTTTTTAAACCATTACATGAAACCTGTGGAGCCTATTCTTGCAGAGAAT TTGATTGTTTCCAATGGATGCACACCAATATTGGATTCCCTAGGATATGTAATTGCTGATGCAGGAG AGGGTTTGTTGATCCCTTCTCCATTTTATGGATCATTTACCTTGGATTTTCAAACAAGATCAAGGGTTATACCTTTTCCAGTTCCACTTTCCAGTGAG ATTGGTCCTGGAGAGACTCAGCCATTTGAACTTACTGTAGCAAGACTAGAATGTGCTTTGAAGAAGGCAACAGAGCAG GGTGTAAAAATCCGTGGTTTACTACTGTGCAACCCAAACAATCCACTGAGCACTACATATTCTGAAGAACTCTTACAAGATTGTTTAAAGTTTGCAGCAAG GCATTCATTACATGTCATTGTGGACGAAGTGTATATGTTGTGTGGATTCAAAGAAGGCTGCTCTGTAACAAATGTGCTGAGTTTAAAAAGTAG TGTTCCGGACAAGAAGATGATTCATGTCATATGGGGTTTTAGTAAG GATTTTGGTTTATCTGGATTTCGCTGTGGTGTTCTTCATACTTTGAACAAAGATGTTTACCAAGCGATTTCTTCAGGATATTCGAGATTCCAGGACCTACCGACTCCCACGCAG ATTCTCTTGACAAATCTCATCAAAGACAAAG ATTGGTTAGATGAAAGTTTTATTCCAACGAATCAAAAACGGCTTCGAAACGCTCATCAGATGGCTTGTGATGCTCTTCATGAAGTTGGTATTCCAGTTCTTCCGGGGGAATGTGGGCTGTATATATGGGTTGATTTCAGAGAG GTTCTTCCGACAAACACTTTTGAAGGAGAGATGGAACTGTTCGATCGCTTCTTAGATAATGGAGTGGCCTTTTATCCAGGGGCGTGGTTCCTCTGCGCTGAGCCTGGCTGGTTTAGACTAGTATTCGCCATGGAGTCAGAAATTCTTCAATTAG ggCTCAGTAGAATTCAGCAAACAGTGAGGCAAGCCCGCGCCGATATTGCGTCTGGGTAG
- the LOC131774009 gene encoding lachesin isoform X2 — MLVIVCLLFFFHQQPTHALCREAAGAGVGDISPTLEIDVLEYKDEYVLPTGYGATIICRSNCPKLRCSMYEKPYQITLLFNGTLAKSCSGGNPQKTCSYFIHNTAEGNSGDYTCKTYNQYGCTMDTLRLVFKEPSPPRFLVKNPRQLIVPIRGNATLTCSATGIPLPVIRWYKNGHPVPRSSATEFKGHSQLELQAVGLRDQGKYWCEANSTEGWDRTSPTTLKVLWKPVFFIHPHRYIAHLNRDGFAAVTLSCEARGFPTPVISWLQDKTLLKSDSTVTQNGDTSSLTVVFTTETEQPLKYRCLANNSMGKTWSKEGEVTIIASAQRKIPVSDDNSSSSLGVSKAVGISISIGSAFLIINSVLIVVLYKKCRKPTTENIQMDHAQRFPNLHARANAMGTRREEPTTLRYQKREMAEMIRRSQSLESDVQNGDDNENLTQRF, encoded by the exons ATGTTGGTGATTgtctgtttactttttttcttccatcaACAACCGACCCACGCTTTATGCCGTGAAGCTGCTGGTGCTGGAGTAG GTGACATTTCTCCTACCTTGGAAATCGATGTTTTGGAATACAAAGACGAATACGTGCTTCCTACAGGCTACGGAGCCACAATTATTTGCAGAAGCAATTGTCCGAAGCTTCGATGCTCTATGTATGAAAAGCCATATCAGATTACTCTACTTTTCAATGGAACATTAGCAAAATCGTGTAGTGGAGGCAACCCCCAGAAAACATGCTCTTACTTTATCCACAATACTGCAGAAGGTAATTCTGGAGACTACACATGCAAAACCTACAACCAATATGGCTGCACAATGGATACGCTAAGATTGGTTTTCAAAG AACCATCACCACCTCGATTTCTTGTTAAGAATCCTCGCCAACTTATCGTGCCCATTAGAGGTAATGCAACTTTGACCTGTAGCGCGACCGGTATTCCCCTCCCAGTCATTAGGTGGTACAAGAATGGTCATCCTGTGCCAAGGTCATCTGCGACAGAATTCAAAGGTCACTCGCAATTAGAATTGCAGGCTGTTGGTCTTAGAGATCAAGGGAAGTACTGGTGCGAGGCAAACAGCACAGAAGGATGGGACAGAACTTCCCCAACGACTTTGAAAG TCCTTTGGAAACCAGTTTTCTTCATCCATCCCCATAGATACATTGCCCATCTTAACAGAGATGGCTTTGCCGCAGTGACCCTCTCCTGTGAAGCAAGAGGCTTTCCTACTCCTGTGATCAGTTGGTTGCAGGACAAAACGCTTTTGAAGTCGGATTCTACCGTAACTCAGAATGGAGATACGTCCTCACTCACCGTTGTCTTCACGACGGAAACAGAACAACCCTTAAAATACCGTTGCCTGGCAAATAATTCAATGGGGAAGACTTGGTCCAAGGAGGGGGAAGTAACTATAATAGCATCTGCACAACGAAAGATTCCCG TTTCAGATGACAATTCATCCTCGTCTCTAGGCGTTTCTAAAGCTGTGGGGATTTCGATTTCTATCGGGTCAgcttttttaattatcaactcagtcctAATAGTTGTCCTCTACAAGAAGTGCAGAAAACCTACCACCGAAAACATCCAA ATGGATCATGCTCAGCGATTTCCAAACTTGCACGCGCGTGCAAACGCCATGGGCACCCGAAGAGAGGAACCAACAACACTACGTTACCAGAAGAGAGAGATGGCGGAAATGATACGGCGAAGCCAAAGTCTTGAAAGCGATGTCCAAAATGGTGATGATAATGAGAATTTAACTCAACGCTTTTAG
- the LOC131774009 gene encoding lachesin isoform X1 codes for MLVIVCLLFFFHQQPTHALCREAAGAGVAGDISPTLEIDVLEYKDEYVLPTGYGATIICRSNCPKLRCSMYEKPYQITLLFNGTLAKSCSGGNPQKTCSYFIHNTAEGNSGDYTCKTYNQYGCTMDTLRLVFKEPSPPRFLVKNPRQLIVPIRGNATLTCSATGIPLPVIRWYKNGHPVPRSSATEFKGHSQLELQAVGLRDQGKYWCEANSTEGWDRTSPTTLKVLWKPVFFIHPHRYIAHLNRDGFAAVTLSCEARGFPTPVISWLQDKTLLKSDSTVTQNGDTSSLTVVFTTETEQPLKYRCLANNSMGKTWSKEGEVTIIASAQRKIPVSDDNSSSSLGVSKAVGISISIGSAFLIINSVLIVVLYKKCRKPTTENIQMDHAQRFPNLHARANAMGTRREEPTTLRYQKREMAEMIRRSQSLESDVQNGDDNENLTQRF; via the exons ATGTTGGTGATTgtctgtttactttttttcttccatcaACAACCGACCCACGCTTTATGCCGTGAAGCTGCTGGTGCTGGAGTAG CAGGTGACATTTCTCCTACCTTGGAAATCGATGTTTTGGAATACAAAGACGAATACGTGCTTCCTACAGGCTACGGAGCCACAATTATTTGCAGAAGCAATTGTCCGAAGCTTCGATGCTCTATGTATGAAAAGCCATATCAGATTACTCTACTTTTCAATGGAACATTAGCAAAATCGTGTAGTGGAGGCAACCCCCAGAAAACATGCTCTTACTTTATCCACAATACTGCAGAAGGTAATTCTGGAGACTACACATGCAAAACCTACAACCAATATGGCTGCACAATGGATACGCTAAGATTGGTTTTCAAAG AACCATCACCACCTCGATTTCTTGTTAAGAATCCTCGCCAACTTATCGTGCCCATTAGAGGTAATGCAACTTTGACCTGTAGCGCGACCGGTATTCCCCTCCCAGTCATTAGGTGGTACAAGAATGGTCATCCTGTGCCAAGGTCATCTGCGACAGAATTCAAAGGTCACTCGCAATTAGAATTGCAGGCTGTTGGTCTTAGAGATCAAGGGAAGTACTGGTGCGAGGCAAACAGCACAGAAGGATGGGACAGAACTTCCCCAACGACTTTGAAAG TCCTTTGGAAACCAGTTTTCTTCATCCATCCCCATAGATACATTGCCCATCTTAACAGAGATGGCTTTGCCGCAGTGACCCTCTCCTGTGAAGCAAGAGGCTTTCCTACTCCTGTGATCAGTTGGTTGCAGGACAAAACGCTTTTGAAGTCGGATTCTACCGTAACTCAGAATGGAGATACGTCCTCACTCACCGTTGTCTTCACGACGGAAACAGAACAACCCTTAAAATACCGTTGCCTGGCAAATAATTCAATGGGGAAGACTTGGTCCAAGGAGGGGGAAGTAACTATAATAGCATCTGCACAACGAAAGATTCCCG TTTCAGATGACAATTCATCCTCGTCTCTAGGCGTTTCTAAAGCTGTGGGGATTTCGATTTCTATCGGGTCAgcttttttaattatcaactcagtcctAATAGTTGTCCTCTACAAGAAGTGCAGAAAACCTACCACCGAAAACATCCAA ATGGATCATGCTCAGCGATTTCCAAACTTGCACGCGCGTGCAAACGCCATGGGCACCCGAAGAGAGGAACCAACAACACTACGTTACCAGAAGAGAGAGATGGCGGAAATGATACGGCGAAGCCAAAGTCTTGAAAGCGATGTCCAAAATGGTGATGATAATGAGAATTTAACTCAACGCTTTTAG